In a single window of the Candidatus Margulisiibacteriota bacterium genome:
- a CDS encoding YfcE family phosphodiesterase — protein MKILIFSDLHGNLKVFNLLMEKYFKTADQIWCLGDIFFSYNKDETSRQNSEQIMNSLMNYKEKTVEYYVGNCDGYDDYSKFKEYMIHEPFVIKDFDKLKICVTHGHLFEKEGQFKNLAFETKSRVIISGHTHIYSLKIIENTIYINPGSPAVPRDTNSLATVVIFDTDKKSFSLKEIYTQDTIEEIFVN, from the coding sequence ATGAAAATACTCATTTTTTCTGATCTGCACGGCAACCTCAAAGTTTTTAACCTGTTAATGGAAAAATACTTCAAGACTGCTGATCAGATATGGTGTCTGGGAGATATTTTCTTTAGTTATAATAAAGATGAAACTTCCAGACAAAATTCAGAGCAGATAATGAACTCGCTCATGAATTACAAAGAGAAAACTGTTGAGTATTATGTTGGGAACTGTGACGGATATGATGATTATTCCAAATTTAAGGAATATATGATCCATGAACCTTTTGTAATAAAAGATTTCGATAAACTGAAAATTTGCGTTACTCACGGTCATTTGTTTGAAAAAGAAGGCCAGTTTAAAAATCTTGCTTTTGAGACCAAATCAAGAGTGATTATTTCAGGACATACTCATATTTATAGTCTGAAAATTATAGAAAACACGATCTATATTAATCCCGGATCTCCGGCAGTACCGAGAGACACAAATTCTCTGGCTACGGTCGTTATTTTTGATACAGATAAAAAAAGTTTTTCCTTAAAAGAAATTTATACTCAGGATACCATTGAAGAAATTTTTGTTAATTAA